The sequence AACATTACCTCAGATCACCGGATTATTTATGGTGCTCACGCCGCCGCATTCTTACAAGATTTAGCAAAATTGATTGAGACTAATCCTCAATCTTTGACACTTTAACACAAAGCATTAACTTCTTGAACTTTCAATTTAAGACTTGGAATTGAGACACACTCCAAGTCTTTTTCTTTTAGTAACACTTTACTAACCTTCGTAAAAATACTGTGACATTAGTCTTAAATCAGACTATATTATCGAATAATCTACAGGCTAATCTATTAATTAATACTTATAGCAAGATGTATGCCATATAAATACAAAGTATTATCAATTGACGGTGGTGGTATTCGCGGAATTATTCCTGCAATCATTCTCGACGAAATTGAAAAACGTACGCGAAAACCCATTTGTCAGTTATTTAACTTAATTGCTGGAAGCTCGACAGGCGGAATTCTCGCCGCAGGATTGACGAAACCCCACCCCAACAACAAAAGTCAACCTCATTTCCAAGCCCAGGATCTCATAGACATATACCGCAAACATGGAGAACGCATCTTTTTTGAATCTTATATATTACGGTTGATGCAAGTTGATGATATTCTCCAGGCCAAGTATTCTGCTAAAGGCAGAGAAGAGGTTTTAACTGAATTTTTTGGAGATACTTTTCTCCACGAAGCCTTAACCGAACTTTTTATTACTAGCTACGATATTGAATTGCGGATGCCTATTTTCTTTATTAAGAATATCAGAAACCAAAAATTAGGTGATAACTTTCGCAAGATATGTGAAGGTTATACTATGAAACAAGCCGCAATGGCAACTTCCGCCGCCCCCACCTATTTTAAACCTTACAAAATTGAAACAATCGACCCCACAGATCGGGGTTATTATGCACTAGTTGATGGTTGTGTTTTTGCCAATAACCCTACATCTTTGGCAATTATGGAAGCCATCATCACCTCCAAAAAATTTGATTCTCGAACCCCTAATAAACCACCATTAACCCTCAATGATATCCTCGTAGTTTCTTTAGGAACAGGCTCCTTAACTCGCAAATATCATTACGAGCAAGCGGTCAAGTGGGGATTAATTCAATGGGTAGAACCATTAGTTAATATTATGTTAGATGCTAACAGTGAATCAGTAGCTTGTCAGCTAGAACAATTGTTACCAAAAGCCGATGATATTCCTAAACAATACTACCGCTTCCAAGGATTTCTGAATGAAGCTAACGACGATATGGATGATGCTAGTCAGCAGAATATTGAACGCCTAGAAAAACTAGCAAAACAAATCATTCGCCAAAAAAACTCCGAACTAGATGAATTATGCGAGCAACTGATACAAGGTTGGGAACAAGAACAACAGCAAGACCAACAGTTGCTGGTGGAAAACTAATACTAATTCTTCTCATACAAGAAACATATTTTCATTGTAGAGGCGTTGCATTACAACGCCTCTGTCAGAATATTTTCCCTATTCGTGAATCGAATCAAGATTATCCTTTCACACACATAACTTGCTTAAGCGTGGCGACGACTTCCACCAAGTCTGACTGATTCTCCATTACTTGGTCAATTGGTTTGTAAGCACCAGGAATTTCATCTAATACACCCTCATCCTTGCGACATTCCACACCTTGAGTTTGTTTAATTAAATCATCTAGTGTGTAGGTGTTTTTTGCCTTATTTCTAGATAATAACCGCCCAGCACCGTGAGAGCAAGAACAGAAGCTATGAGCATTACCTTTACCTTTAACAATAAAAGATTTAGTACCCATTGAACCGGGAATAATACCATAGTCTTCAGTTTGAGCGCGGACGGCACCTTTGCGAGTCACATACACATTTTCGTCAAAACGTACTTCTTTTTCAGCGTAATTATGATGACAATTTACTTGTAATAAAGGTTTAGTTGCTTTCCCTCCGACTAAATGTTTTTCGATAATTTGCTTAAATCGCGCCATCATTACATCACGATTGACACGCGCATAATCCTGCGCCCACTGCAAATCGTGCCAGTATGCTTGAAACTCTGGAGTACCAGCGACAAAATGTGCTAAATCTGGATCTGGCAAACGATTACCTGCCATTTTTGCTAGTTCTTTCGCTGTG is a genomic window of Fortiea contorta PCC 7126 containing:
- a CDS encoding patatin-like phospholipase family protein — its product is MPYKYKVLSIDGGGIRGIIPAIILDEIEKRTRKPICQLFNLIAGSSTGGILAAGLTKPHPNNKSQPHFQAQDLIDIYRKHGERIFFESYILRLMQVDDILQAKYSAKGREEVLTEFFGDTFLHEALTELFITSYDIELRMPIFFIKNIRNQKLGDNFRKICEGYTMKQAAMATSAAPTYFKPYKIETIDPTDRGYYALVDGCVFANNPTSLAIMEAIITSKKFDSRTPNKPPLTLNDILVVSLGTGSLTRKYHYEQAVKWGLIQWVEPLVNIMLDANSESVACQLEQLLPKADDIPKQYYRFQGFLNEANDDMDDASQQNIERLEKLAKQIIRQKNSELDELCEQLIQGWEQEQQQDQQLLVEN
- a CDS encoding RtcB family protein; this translates as MPYEKLEITTPAPVLSWANHPLGHDEIKMAKNVASLPFVFKHVALMPDVHLGKGALVGSVLATKEAIIPAAVGVDIGCGMCAIKTPFSGEQLEGKLKKIRLDIEAAIPTGFNENKDVDKTVTNWQRWSEFQNLHRGVQNLQGKAMKQMGSLGGGNHFIEVCLDTENQVWLMLHSGSRNIGNNLAQCHIHTAKELAKMAGNRLPDPDLAHFVAGTPEFQAYWHDLQWAQDYARVNRDVMMARFKQIIEKHLVGGKATKPLLQVNCHHNYAEKEVRFDENVYVTRKGAVRAQTEDYGIIPGSMGTKSFIVKGKGNAHSFCSCSHGAGRLLSRNKAKNTYTLDDLIKQTQGVECRKDEGVLDEIPGAYKPIDQVMENQSDLVEVVATLKQVMCVKG